A portion of the Saccharospirillaceae bacterium genome contains these proteins:
- a CDS encoding GatB/YqeY domain-containing protein, with protein sequence MSTLVTTVKESVKDAMRAKDKPRLGALRLITAEFKKVEVDERIEVDDARALTILDKMTKQRRDSIAQYKDAGRDELAEGEQYEIDVISEFLPEALSEEELAKLVADAVAQSGAAGMQDMGKVMGILKPQVQGRADMGQISQLVKSQLG encoded by the coding sequence ATGAGCACACTGGTCACAACCGTTAAAGAATCTGTGAAAGACGCCATGCGCGCCAAAGACAAACCTCGTCTGGGTGCGCTGCGACTGATCACTGCAGAATTTAAAAAGGTTGAAGTGGATGAGCGCATCGAAGTCGATGATGCTCGCGCTCTGACAATCCTCGACAAAATGACGAAGCAACGTCGTGATTCCATTGCTCAATATAAAGATGCAGGTCGCGACGAGCTGGCAGAAGGCGAGCAATACGAGATTGACGTAATCAGCGAGTTTTTGCCGGAAGCCTTGAGCGAAGAAGAGTTGGCCAAACTGGTGGCTGATGCCGTTGCACAGTCCGGTGCTGCAGGAATGCAGGACATGGGCAAAGTTATGGGCATCCTCAAACCACAAGTGCAGGGTCGTGCCGATATGGGCCAGATCAGTCAACTGGTGAAGTCTCAACTGGGCTGA
- the rpsU gene encoding 30S ribosomal protein S21, translating into MPAVKVKENEPFDVALRRFKRSCEKAGVLSEVRRREHYEKPTWVRKRKAAAAVKRHLKKVQREQRKMTRLY; encoded by the coding sequence ATGCCAGCTGTAAAAGTTAAAGAAAACGAGCCGTTCGACGTTGCTCTGCGTCGTTTCAAGCGTTCTTGTGAAAAGGCAGGTGTACTGTCTGAAGTACGTCGTCGCGAGCACTACGAGAAGCCAACATGGGTTCGTAAGCGTAAAGCTGCTGCTGCTGTTAAGCGCCACCTGAAAAAGGTACAGCGCGAACAACGCAAGATGACTCGCCTGTACTAA